In Rubrivirga marina, the following are encoded in one genomic region:
- a CDS encoding MIP/aquaporin family protein yields MTPFLGELIGTALLLLLGDGVVANVVLRGTKGEASGWIVITLGWAMAVFVAVFTVAAASGAHLNPAVTVGLAVAGKFEWALVPMYLLAQLLGAMLGAALVWVHYRLHFAETDDPGAKLAVFATGPAIRSVPDNLASEVIGTFVLVFAVLFLAAPEVGLGALDALPVALVVLVIGLALGGTTGYAINPARDLGPRIVHALLPIPGKGPSDWGYSAVPILGPLIGGGLAGLLYLLLG; encoded by the coding sequence ATGACCCCCTTCCTCGGCGAACTCATCGGGACGGCCCTGCTCCTCCTCCTGGGCGACGGCGTCGTCGCCAACGTCGTGCTCCGCGGCACGAAGGGCGAGGCCAGCGGCTGGATCGTCATCACGCTCGGGTGGGCGATGGCCGTGTTCGTGGCCGTGTTCACCGTCGCCGCCGCCAGCGGGGCGCACCTCAACCCGGCCGTGACGGTCGGGCTGGCGGTGGCCGGCAAGTTCGAGTGGGCGCTGGTGCCGATGTACCTCCTGGCGCAGCTCCTCGGGGCGATGCTCGGCGCGGCGCTCGTGTGGGTCCACTACCGGCTCCACTTCGCCGAGACCGACGACCCCGGCGCCAAGCTGGCCGTCTTCGCGACCGGTCCGGCCATCCGTTCGGTGCCCGACAACCTGGCCTCCGAGGTCATCGGGACGTTCGTTCTCGTCTTCGCCGTCCTGTTCCTCGCGGCGCCCGAGGTGGGCCTGGGCGCGCTCGACGCGCTGCCGGTCGCCCTCGTCGTACTCGTGATCGGTCTCGCCCTCGGCGGGACCACAGGCTACGCCATCAATCCGGCTCGTGACCTGGGGCCACGGATCGTGCACGCCCTGCTCCCGATTCCGGGCAAGGGGCCGAGCGACTGGGGCTACAGCGCCGTCCCGATTCTCGGCCCGTTGATCGGCGGTGGGCTGGCTGGCCTGCTGTACCTGCTGCTCGGTTAG
- a CDS encoding MFS transporter — MPSLRTLFAPAPPAPRLPEDEVQRKYPKMRWQILEATFIGYATFYLVRNNLAVAADTMGEALLYSKDDIGNIFAVTAIAYGLGKFLMGSLSDRSNPRYFMPAGLLLSAVCNFAFGWVDSYSVHLLLWTLNGFVQGMGWPPCGRSLGHWYSVRERGSVFGVWNVAHNIGGGLIGLIAAYSITTFGGWQYAFFVPGVLALVGAVYLFWRLRDTPQSEGLPPIEEYKDDFPPDEKEDHERELSFRELFVDYVLTNPLIWLVAIANLFVYVARYSMLDWGPTYLAEVKGASVEGGGFGIFVLEFSGIASTILMGWVSDRLGGRRGLVSFLCMIPVFLAFAGIMLVPEGALWIDMALLAVIGFFIYPPVMLLGVAALDFTSKKAVGTAAGFVGLFGYIGRMIQGKGIGYLAEYHSWDAALYSILGATLIGILLLAFTVRLRPRG; from the coding sequence ATGCCCTCGCTCCGCACGCTGTTCGCCCCCGCGCCCCCCGCGCCTCGCCTCCCCGAGGACGAGGTCCAGCGGAAGTATCCCAAGATGCGATGGCAGATCCTGGAGGCCACCTTCATCGGGTACGCCACCTTCTACCTCGTCCGCAACAACCTCGCGGTGGCGGCGGACACGATGGGGGAGGCGCTGCTGTACTCGAAGGACGACATCGGCAACATCTTCGCCGTCACGGCGATCGCCTACGGCCTGGGCAAGTTCCTGATGGGGTCGCTCTCCGACCGGAGCAACCCGCGCTACTTCATGCCGGCGGGGCTCTTGCTGAGCGCCGTCTGCAACTTCGCCTTCGGTTGGGTGGACTCGTACTCGGTCCACCTCCTGCTGTGGACCCTCAACGGGTTCGTGCAGGGGATGGGGTGGCCGCCGTGCGGCCGGTCGCTCGGCCACTGGTACAGCGTGCGCGAGCGGGGCTCGGTGTTCGGCGTGTGGAACGTGGCCCACAACATCGGCGGCGGCCTCATCGGCCTGATCGCGGCCTACAGCATCACGACGTTTGGGGGCTGGCAGTACGCGTTCTTTGTGCCCGGCGTGCTGGCGCTCGTCGGCGCCGTGTACCTGTTCTGGCGGCTCCGCGACACGCCCCAGTCGGAGGGCCTGCCGCCCATCGAGGAGTACAAGGACGACTTCCCGCCGGATGAGAAGGAAGACCACGAACGGGAGCTCAGTTTCCGCGAGCTGTTCGTCGACTACGTCCTCACGAACCCGCTCATCTGGCTCGTCGCCATCGCCAACCTGTTCGTGTACGTGGCCCGCTACAGCATGCTCGACTGGGGGCCGACGTACCTCGCCGAGGTGAAGGGGGCCAGCGTCGAGGGCGGCGGGTTCGGCATCTTCGTCCTCGAGTTCTCGGGGATCGCCAGCACGATCCTGATGGGCTGGGTGTCCGACCGCCTCGGCGGCCGGCGCGGGCTGGTCAGCTTCCTGTGCATGATCCCCGTCTTCCTCGCCTTTGCCGGGATCATGTTGGTGCCGGAGGGCGCGCTGTGGATCGACATGGCGCTCCTGGCGGTGATCGGCTTCTTCATCTACCCGCCCGTCATGTTGCTCGGCGTGGCCGCCCTCGACTTCACCTCGAAGAAGGCCGTCGGCACAGCGGCCGGGTTCGTCGGGCTCTTCGGCTACATCGGCCGGATGATCCAGGGCAAGGGGATCGGGTACCTCGCCGAGTACCACTCGTGGGACGCCGCGCTGTACTCCATCTTGGGCGCGACGCTCATCGGCATCCTCCTCCTCGCCTTCACCGTCCGGCTCCGCCCCCGCGGCTGA
- a CDS encoding sialate O-acetylesterase, with the protein MVRLRLLLLLAAAGLAPVAAQPAVGVDSAHVGRLALFVLAGQSNMSGRAPLPETQAIDPSVYVFGNDGRWRAAVEPVDSPEGQVDAVSLDAAAGFGPSRAFADSLKARYPGLVIGLIPCAKGATIIEEWHTSVDDASLYGSCLKRVRAAEPMGRVAGVLFFQGESDTNDRETLHGFPLRPDTWARHFTRYVHDLRRDLGQPRLPVVFAQIGPHTAPDRYVNWETVQAQQASVDLPHVRMITTDDLSLVDRVHYDAPSYRAIGGRFAAAMAGLLGPAPGLDVQGHRGARGLLPENSLPAMQRALDLGVTTLEMDVAVSADGQVLLSHEPWFNAEICSRPDGTAIPEHEEDAYSLGHMTYAEIAQFDCGRRGNPRFPDQEAMPTVKPLLSQVLDLAEAHPRPDALGPVRYNIEIKSSPARDSVFTPRPPAYARALYDVLAGHGVLGRTTVQSFDPRALEATHAIDPTVTMALLVDNDDGLAANLDRLSFTPDIYSPHQRLVDAALVAEAHRRGVQVIPWTVNDEAAMRALVDLGVDGLISDYPDRALAAVGR; encoded by the coding sequence ATGGTCCGCCTCCGTCTCCTCCTCCTCCTCGCCGCCGCCGGCCTCGCGCCCGTCGCGGCCCAGCCCGCCGTCGGCGTCGACTCGGCGCACGTCGGGCGGCTGGCGCTGTTCGTGCTCGCCGGCCAGTCGAACATGTCGGGCCGCGCGCCGCTGCCCGAGACCCAGGCCATCGACCCGTCGGTCTACGTCTTCGGCAACGACGGCCGCTGGCGGGCCGCCGTCGAGCCGGTCGACTCGCCGGAGGGCCAGGTCGACGCCGTCTCGCTGGACGCGGCCGCCGGCTTCGGCCCGTCGCGCGCCTTCGCCGACTCGCTCAAGGCCCGCTACCCGGGCCTCGTCATCGGGCTGATCCCGTGCGCCAAGGGCGCCACCATCATCGAGGAGTGGCACACCAGCGTCGACGACGCCTCGCTCTACGGCTCGTGCCTCAAGCGCGTCCGCGCCGCCGAGCCGATGGGCCGGGTCGCCGGCGTCCTCTTTTTCCAGGGCGAGAGCGACACGAACGACCGCGAGACGCTCCACGGATTCCCGCTCCGCCCCGACACCTGGGCCCGCCACTTTACGCGCTACGTCCACGACCTCCGGCGCGACCTCGGCCAGCCGCGCTTGCCCGTCGTGTTCGCGCAGATCGGGCCGCACACGGCGCCCGACCGCTACGTGAACTGGGAGACGGTCCAGGCCCAGCAGGCCAGCGTCGACCTCCCGCACGTCCGGATGATCACGACCGATGACCTGTCGCTGGTCGACCGGGTCCACTACGACGCGCCGAGCTACCGGGCCATCGGCGGCCGGTTCGCGGCGGCCATGGCCGGCCTCCTCGGCCCGGCGCCCGGCCTCGACGTTCAGGGGCACCGCGGCGCGCGGGGCCTGCTCCCCGAGAACAGCCTCCCGGCGATGCAACGCGCCCTCGACCTCGGCGTGACGACGCTGGAGATGGACGTGGCCGTCTCGGCCGACGGCCAGGTGCTCCTCTCGCACGAGCCGTGGTTCAACGCCGAGATCTGTTCGCGGCCGGACGGCACGGCGATCCCGGAGCACGAGGAGGACGCCTACAGCCTCGGACACATGACGTACGCCGAGATCGCGCAGTTCGACTGCGGCCGCCGGGGCAACCCGCGCTTCCCCGACCAGGAGGCGATGCCGACCGTCAAGCCGCTCCTGTCCCAAGTCCTCGACCTGGCCGAGGCGCACCCGCGCCCGGACGCGCTCGGGCCGGTCCGCTACAACATCGAGATCAAGTCGAGCCCGGCCCGCGACAGCGTGTTCACGCCGCGCCCGCCGGCCTACGCCCGCGCGCTCTACGACGTGCTCGCGGGCCACGGCGTGCTCGGCCGGACGACCGTCCAGTCGTTCGACCCGCGCGCCCTCGAGGCCACGCACGCCATCGACCCGACGGTCACGATGGCCCTCCTCGTCGACAACGACGACGGGCTGGCGGCGAACCTCGACCGGCTCAGCTTCACGCCGGACATCTACAGCCCGCACCAGCGCCTCGTCGACGCGGCGCTCGTGGCGGAGGCCCACCGGCGGGGCGTCCAGGTCATCCCGTGGACGGTCAACGACGAGGCCGCCATGCGCGCGCTCGTCGACCTCGGCGTCGACGGCCTCATCTCCGACTACCCGGACCGCGCGCTCGCCGCCGTCGGCCGCTAG
- a CDS encoding glycerol-3-phosphate dehydrogenase/oxidase, producing MPLDPPTRPALLDRLRETPGYWDVVVVGGGATGLGTAVDAAARGYSTLLLEASDFGKGTSSRSTKLVHGGVRYLQQGDVRLVLDALRERGHLIRNAPHLVHDQPFVVPCYKRWERAYYGVGLKLYDWLAGKLGFGRSRLLSAAETLAHLPTVNPDGLRGGVLYHDGQFDDSRLAVNLAQTVADLGGVPLNYMRVTRLMKQEGKVRGVVAEDMETGDAHEVLARVVVNATGVFTDGVRRMDDPAAAPVIRPSQGVHLVLDRDFLPGDSALMLPHTDDGRVLFAVPWHGRVVVGTTDTPVDRIDLEPVPLDDEVAFLLEHAGRYLTRQPTEADVLSTFAGLRPLVSEGGGKRTASISRDHWLTVSDSGLVTIAGGKWTTYRKMGEDAVDAAAKTAGLERRPAVTMHRRLHGWLSGPPTDPALTVYGDDAPALRQLADEMPGGVEPLHPGLPYCRAMVTWAARHELARTVDDVLARRTRALLLDARASIEAAPEVAALLAAELGHDKEWEAGQVEAFVEIARGYVVGDVPSTTEPIAA from the coding sequence ATGCCCCTCGACCCCCCGACACGCCCCGCGCTCCTCGACCGGCTCCGGGAGACCCCCGGCTACTGGGACGTCGTCGTCGTCGGCGGCGGGGCCACCGGCCTCGGGACGGCCGTCGACGCCGCGGCGCGCGGCTACTCGACCCTGCTCCTCGAAGCGAGCGACTTCGGGAAGGGCACCTCGAGCCGGTCGACGAAGCTCGTCCACGGCGGCGTGCGGTACCTCCAGCAGGGCGATGTCCGGCTCGTGCTCGACGCGCTCCGCGAGCGCGGCCACCTTATCCGCAACGCCCCGCACCTCGTTCACGACCAGCCGTTCGTGGTCCCGTGCTACAAGCGCTGGGAGCGGGCCTACTACGGGGTCGGGCTGAAGCTCTACGACTGGCTGGCCGGCAAGCTCGGGTTCGGCCGGTCGCGCCTGCTCTCGGCGGCCGAGACGCTGGCCCACCTCCCGACCGTCAACCCCGACGGGCTCCGGGGCGGCGTGCTCTACCACGACGGCCAGTTCGACGACAGCCGCCTCGCGGTCAACCTCGCGCAGACCGTGGCCGATCTCGGCGGGGTGCCGCTCAACTACATGCGCGTCACGCGCCTGATGAAGCAGGAGGGGAAGGTGCGGGGCGTCGTGGCGGAGGACATGGAGACGGGGGACGCGCACGAGGTCCTCGCGCGCGTCGTGGTCAACGCGACGGGCGTGTTCACGGACGGGGTCCGACGCATGGACGACCCGGCCGCCGCGCCGGTGATCCGGCCGAGCCAGGGGGTCCACCTCGTGCTCGACCGCGACTTCCTGCCGGGCGACTCGGCGCTGATGCTCCCGCACACCGACGACGGCCGCGTCCTGTTCGCCGTCCCGTGGCACGGCCGCGTGGTCGTGGGGACGACGGACACGCCGGTCGATCGGATCGACCTCGAGCCGGTGCCGCTCGACGACGAGGTCGCGTTCCTCCTCGAGCACGCCGGCCGCTACCTCACCCGCCAGCCCACCGAGGCCGACGTGCTCAGCACGTTCGCCGGCCTCCGCCCGCTCGTCAGCGAGGGCGGCGGGAAGCGGACCGCCTCGATCTCGCGCGACCACTGGCTGACCGTCTCGGACTCCGGCCTCGTGACGATCGCCGGCGGCAAGTGGACGACGTATCGGAAGATGGGCGAGGACGCCGTCGACGCCGCGGCCAAGACGGCCGGGCTGGAGCGGCGGCCGGCGGTCACGATGCACCGCCGGCTCCACGGCTGGCTCAGCGGCCCGCCCACTGACCCCGCCCTCACCGTCTACGGGGACGACGCGCCCGCGCTCCGGCAGTTGGCGGACGAGATGCCCGGCGGCGTCGAGCCCCTCCACCCCGGCCTCCCCTACTGCCGGGCCATGGTGACGTGGGCGGCCCGCCACGAGCTGGCGCGGACCGTTGACGACGTGCTGGCCCGCCGCACACGGGCGCTCCTGCTCGACGCGCGCGCCAGCATCGAGGCCGCTCCGGAGGTCGCGGCGCTCCTGGCCGCCGAGCTCGGCCATGACAAAGAGTGGGAGGCCGGCCAGGTCGAGGCCTTCGTCGAGATCGCCCGCGGCTATGTCGTCGGTGACGTGCCCTCCACCACCGAACCCATCGCTGCCTGA
- the glpK gene encoding glycerol kinase GlpK, which yields MPYILALDQGTTSSRALLFDHAGTVCGVAQREFTQHFPQPGWVEHDPNEIWSTQAGMAAEVLTRAGISGADVAAIGITNQRETTIVWDRRTGQPVHNAIVWQDRRTAGFCDRLREAGHEGTLREKTGLVLDAYFSATKIRWVLDHVDGAREAAEAGHLAFGTVDSWLVWKMTDGARHVTDATNASRTLLCNLHTGDWDDDLLEIFDVPRSMLPEICASSEVYAETAGTVLAHKIPIAGIGGDQQAALFGQVCTEPGMVKNTYGTGCFMLMNTGGTPVASQNNLVSTVAWKRDGRLEYALEGSIFVAGAVVQWLRDGLGIIRSSAEVENLASRVDDNGGVYLVPAFTGLGAPHWDPYARGTMVGLTRGSTAGHIARAALESIAYQTADVLRAMTSDAGLELAELRVDGGATANDLLMQFQADLLGVPVVRPTVTETTALGAAYLAGLAVGFWDGLGEIAAQWQVDRRFEPAMGEDQRAALTDAWTRALDRARGWATADSA from the coding sequence ATGCCGTACATCCTCGCTCTCGATCAGGGGACGACGAGTTCTCGCGCCCTGCTCTTCGACCACGCCGGGACGGTCTGTGGCGTCGCCCAGCGCGAGTTCACGCAGCACTTCCCGCAGCCCGGGTGGGTCGAGCACGACCCGAACGAGATCTGGTCGACCCAGGCCGGCATGGCCGCCGAGGTCCTGACCCGCGCCGGCATCTCGGGCGCCGACGTCGCCGCCATCGGCATCACCAACCAGCGCGAGACGACCATCGTCTGGGACCGCCGGACGGGCCAGCCGGTCCACAACGCCATCGTCTGGCAGGACCGCCGGACGGCCGGCTTCTGCGACCGGCTCCGCGAGGCCGGCCACGAGGGCACGCTCCGCGAGAAGACGGGCCTCGTCCTCGACGCCTACTTCTCGGCCACCAAGATCCGCTGGGTCCTCGACCACGTCGACGGGGCCCGCGAGGCGGCCGAGGCGGGCCACCTCGCCTTCGGGACCGTCGACAGCTGGCTCGTCTGGAAGATGACCGACGGCGCCCGCCACGTCACCGACGCGACGAACGCGAGCCGGACGCTCCTCTGCAACCTCCACACCGGCGACTGGGACGACGACCTGCTGGAGATCTTCGACGTCCCGCGCTCGATGCTCCCCGAGATCTGCGCCTCCAGCGAGGTCTACGCCGAGACGGCCGGGACGGTGCTCGCCCACAAGATCCCGATCGCGGGCATCGGCGGCGACCAGCAGGCCGCGCTCTTCGGGCAGGTCTGCACCGAGCCGGGCATGGTCAAGAACACCTACGGCACGGGCTGCTTCATGCTGATGAACACGGGCGGCACGCCCGTGGCGTCGCAGAACAACCTCGTCAGCACGGTCGCCTGGAAGCGGGACGGCCGGCTCGAGTACGCGCTGGAGGGGAGCATCTTCGTGGCCGGCGCGGTCGTCCAGTGGCTCCGCGATGGGCTCGGCATCATCCGCTCGTCGGCCGAGGTCGAGAACCTCGCGAGCCGCGTGGACGACAACGGCGGCGTGTACCTCGTGCCGGCGTTCACCGGGCTCGGCGCGCCGCACTGGGATCCGTACGCGCGCGGCACGATGGTGGGCCTCACGCGCGGAAGCACGGCCGGGCACATCGCCCGCGCGGCCCTCGAGAGCATCGCCTACCAGACGGCCGACGTGCTCCGCGCCATGACGTCGGACGCCGGCCTCGAGCTGGCGGAGCTCCGCGTCGATGGGGGCGCCACGGCCAACGACCTCCTCATGCAGTTCCAGGCCGACCTCCTGGGCGTGCCGGTCGTCCGCCCGACGGTGACCGAGACGACGGCGCTCGGCGCGGCCTACCTCGCCGGCCTCGCCGTCGGGTTCTGGGACGGGCTGGGCGAGATCGCCGCCCAGTGGCAGGTGGACCGCCGCTTCGAGCCGGCCATGGGCGAGGACCAGCGCGCCGCCCTCACCGACGCCTGGACCCGCGCGCTCGACCGCGCCCGGGGCTGGGCGACAGCCGACTCCGCGTGA